CCGTCGTGGTAGCGAATACACATTCCTTCCGCAAGAGCCGACGTATCTCATTGATTGTGCTTCCAATAGTACTATTATCAAAGCCGTTGAAGATCGCATAACATAGGAATTCTCCATTTCTATTTACTTTGCCATTCTGACTGACAGATTCCTTATTCAGGATCTCTCTCAAAGTGCAATTCTCCATTCCAATACAATCAATAACAGTGACATTATTCAAGGAACTCCGAACAAGAGATGTTGACTCTTCATCACAATAAAGAAGTACCGAGCTTCCAGATTCTGGCTTTCTCATTCAATCACCTCGAATCAATTCTAGCATAGCGCGAATTTGCTTTCTCTCGAAAAGAACGATGTGGGTCTGAGAGTTGGAATCCAGATTCTGGAATCGTCTGCAAGAGAAAATGAAAGACATTTGAATGGAACAACAGGTATAATAAATTGAGGAGGGCGGCTTTTGATAGTACATGTTGGAAGATTCAGGCGTCACAAACAGAAGGATTTCTGGGGAATGGTCGAGATGGGTTTTGTGAAACCCGTTGATGTAGATTTGAATTCGACGGGGGCCTTCTTGAGAACAGTAACTGAGAGTCCAGACAATATCGAAGATCTTTTGTCAGATGCAGCTTTTGACCTTTCAGATCTTGAAGTACTTTCGCCGATTACCAAACCTTGCAGGGTTATATGCCAGGGAAAGAATTACCTGGATCATCTTCTGGACACAGGAATAAGAGAAGAAGACAAAAAGTACAATATGTTTTTCAACAAATCATCGGCATCGATTGTCAGCCCCGGTTCACCTATTGTTAGGCCGATGGGAGTTCGCCTTCTTGATTACGAAATCGAGCTTGGCCTGGTCATTAAGGCGCCTGTGAACCGAAAGATAGAGGTTGATTCCTCTAGGCTGCACGAGTATGTTGGCGGGATAATTATTGGAAACGACATATCGGCAAGGGACATTCAATTACCTCAAAGCCAATTCTTCAAGGGGAAGAGTTACCGTTCATTCTGCCCGTTAGGGCCATTCATGGCGATCGTCGATGGTGAAGATATGAAGTACATAGAAAATCTCACAGTTGAACTGAAGGTAAATGGGGTAGTTAAGCAGAGCGCTTCGACTTCAAATATGATTTACAAACCTCATGAGACACTTTCGGAATTGAGTCGTTTCTCCGATCTCGAGCCGGGAGATGTAATTCTTACCGGTACTCCCAAGGGGACTGCCCTGAGTCACAAAAAGGGATTTCGCGCTAGGCTCAGAAATCTTCTTTCAGAGTCGAAGAAATGGGAGCTGTTTATTAAAGAGCAGGAGGAAAGCGGAAGGTACTTGAAACCCGGAGACATCATTGAGTCGAGAATATTCTCTTCAGATGGCAAAGTAAATCTTGGCCTGCAAAGAAACACAGTTGTTGACGAGGAGGAAGTAAATTATGCTGGGAATTATCTGTGATTCAGTAGTTGATCTTCCTGTGGAGATAGCTGAAAGAGATGACGTATGTGTTGTTCCAGTAATGGTAGTCCTTGGTGAAAAATCCTTTCGCGAAGGTGTCGAGATTAGCAGAGCCGAAATTGCCGATTATCTGGAGAACAATTTCGCCAGAACATCACTGCCCAGTCCAGGTGATGTTTTAGAAGCCTTTGAGACAATGTATTCAAGAGGGTATGATGAACTTCTTGTCGTGAATCTTTCAAGCGGACTCAGCGGTACTCACAATTTATTCAAGACAACAGGTGAGCAGTTCGCCAGCACTCATGAATCGGTGGCTATTGAATATGTTGATTCCCTCTCTCTTTCGGGTGGGATTGCAATGCTAGTTTACAAGGCTATTGTCATGAAAGAAATGGGAGACTCACTAAAAGATATTTCCGCTGATCTCAGAAGCAGAGCTGGAACGAAGAATATCGTCTTCTTTGTCTTACCGACGCTTAAGTACCTGAAGCAGAGCGGAAGAATTGGCAGGCTTGAAGGTTCAGTAGGTGAGATTTTGAATGTGAAACCTATTGGCACGATTAGCAGCAATGGGGTCTTCACGCTTTCAGGAAAGGCACGAGGCATGAAGAAAGCAGTTGAGAAGATGGTGGATCGACTAATGTTTGCGGTGAAGGGTAAGAAAGTCCTTTGTCTGGCACTGTATCATTCCTGCAACGAAAGAGACACCATATCCCTTGTTGAGTGGGCAAGAATAAGGATCTCTTCTCTCTCAGAGACTCTCTTAACGGGAGAGTTGTCCTCTGGAATTCTTGTTCATGGCGGAAAGGGAATAATAGGAATAGGCGCACTAATTGCTTAGAAAGGAAATAGACACTTAGTATCCAGTCGTTCTGTACTCGTGAGAAACAAAGTCGAATCAGTCACCTGGAAAATGAAACGATCGATCCATGTGTGAGTGTGAAAGAGTAATCTAATAATAATGGAAGTAATCTAGAGAAAACCGCCCCTTATCGTCTCTTAACTTCAGTATTTACTTCAAATGACTTCAAATCAATTCTAGGTTTGCTTTGACTTCATTAATCATATTGTTATAATGGAAACGATTCCATTATTACGCGAAATTGAGGAGCGAGTTGCTTGAAAAAGCCCACTATAAAAGATGTCGCATCTCTTTCTGGTGTTGGAACCGGTACCGTTTCTAGGGTTTTGAATGGCGGTTCTGTTAAGGAAACAACGAGAATCAAAGTAGTTGGGGCCATCGAAAAACTTGGATACCAGCCGAACCAGATGGCGAGGACGCTGGCGGGGGGAAGGACCAGAAGAATTCTCTTCTTGATGCCCGAGGTGAGGACCGAGTTTCACTGGAGAGTTATGAAATCGTTTGATGACTTTCTGGATATGATGAATTACGAAATGGTTATATATCCTGTGTTCTCTGACAGAAGATTGAACAGACTGAAGAATGATTCCTCCTTGCTGGAGGAATCTGATGGGGCGGTAATCTGTACAATGAACACGGAGTTCTTGTCAAAGGACTACATAGATTTCGGAAGCAACATTGTACTCTTTGAAGCACAGTCAGAGGAATTTGATTGTGTTTACCTGGATAACGTCATGGGAGGCAAGATGGCTGCGGAGTTACTTATAGAGTGCGGTTCGAGTGATTTCTTCGTTATCTCTTTTGAGGAAGAAAACCCGATTCTCGCAACAGAGAATTTTGAGAAAAGGATAGAGGGCTTTACGGCCATTCTAGAGAACAAGGATTACGAGTTCAATCAGGAGAAGCTCGTGTACACATCGTTCTTCTTCGAAACTGCCCATGAGAAGATTGCCAAGATACTTAGTGAACACGAAAAACCTGGAATATTCGCGTTGGCAGACAATTTCGCCCTTGAGGTGCTTCAGACGGCTTCGGCCTTGAAGAAGATACCAGGTAAAGATTTCTTTCTCATCGGTTATGACAATCAAAGCTGGACCGAAAGAGCGGGTCTAACTACAATCGAACAGCCGATGGAAGACATGGGAAGAAAGACGGCAGAATTAATAGTACAGAAGATAGAAGCTCCGGGGCAATACATTCAGCCGGTGAAGTTCCTGCCAAGATTGAAGCGCAGGAGAACGGCCTGATTTTATATCCCCAGTCATGAGGAGGATTTATGGCCAGGAAAGATAAGCTGACTCTAGCCCAGAAGGAACAGAGAACTGCTTACAAACTGCTCGTTCCCGCTCTGTTGATCTTGGCGGCTGTTGCTTTTTATCCCCTATTTCAGGTCTTCTACACTAGCCTTACTGACAAGGTCTTTGCTTCAGGAACTGACGA
This Mesotoga infera DNA region includes the following protein-coding sequences:
- a CDS encoding DUF3783 domain-containing protein; this encodes MENCTLREILNKESVSQNGKVNRNGEFLCYAIFNGFDNSTIGSTINEIRRLLRKECVFATTTESNLNWKLEDLLAELTEEHDYFKKARRVELGE
- a CDS encoding FAA hydrolase family protein, producing the protein MIVHVGRFRRHKQKDFWGMVEMGFVKPVDVDLNSTGAFLRTVTESPDNIEDLLSDAAFDLSDLEVLSPITKPCRVICQGKNYLDHLLDTGIREEDKKYNMFFNKSSASIVSPGSPIVRPMGVRLLDYEIELGLVIKAPVNRKIEVDSSRLHEYVGGIIIGNDISARDIQLPQSQFFKGKSYRSFCPLGPFMAIVDGEDMKYIENLTVELKVNGVVKQSASTSNMIYKPHETLSELSRFSDLEPGDVILTGTPKGTALSHKKGFRARLRNLLSESKKWELFIKEQEESGRYLKPGDIIESRIFSSDGKVNLGLQRNTVVDEEEVNYAGNYL
- a CDS encoding DegV family protein; translated protein: MLGIICDSVVDLPVEIAERDDVCVVPVMVVLGEKSFREGVEISRAEIADYLENNFARTSLPSPGDVLEAFETMYSRGYDELLVVNLSSGLSGTHNLFKTTGEQFASTHESVAIEYVDSLSLSGGIAMLVYKAIVMKEMGDSLKDISADLRSRAGTKNIVFFVLPTLKYLKQSGRIGRLEGSVGEILNVKPIGTISSNGVFTLSGKARGMKKAVEKMVDRLMFAVKGKKVLCLALYHSCNERDTISLVEWARIRISSLSETLLTGELSSGILVHGGKGIIGIGALIA
- a CDS encoding LacI family transcriptional regulator — encoded protein: MKKPTIKDVASLSGVGTGTVSRVLNGGSVKETTRIKVVGAIEKLGYQPNQMARTLAGGRTRRILFLMPEVRTEFHWRVMKSFDDFLDMMNYEMVIYPVFSDRRLNRLKNDSSLLEESDGAVICTMNTEFLSKDYIDFGSNIVLFEAQSEEFDCVYLDNVMGGKMAAELLIECGSSDFFVISFEEENPILATENFEKRIEGFTAILENKDYEFNQEKLVYTSFFFETAHEKIAKILSEHEKPGIFALADNFALEVLQTASALKKIPGKDFFLIGYDNQSWTERAGLTTIEQPMEDMGRKTAELIVQKIEAPGQYIQPVKFLPRLKRRRTA